In Chryseobacterium lactis, a single genomic region encodes these proteins:
- a CDS encoding ArsR/SmtB family transcription factor, giving the protein MENNSCIRQRADIRQINRCKNRVLELQDPFDYLSSGLELAGNNVRLKILFLLHEEKRLCVCDLSDILDMTISAVSQHLRKLKDRKLIITEREAQTIFYSLTKEYEKLLDPFFKILVDNKVLETI; this is encoded by the coding sequence ATGGAAAATAATTCGTGCATAAGACAACGGGCGGATATTAGACAGATCAATCGCTGTAAAAATCGAGTTTTAGAACTCCAAGACCCTTTTGATTATTTATCAAGTGGACTTGAATTAGCGGGAAATAATGTAAGGCTGAAAATCTTGTTTCTTCTACATGAAGAAAAACGACTTTGTGTATGTGATTTAAGCGATATACTAGATATGACAATTTCAGCAGTTTCCCAGCATTTACGAAAGCTTAAAGACCGAAAGCTAATCATAACAGAAAGAGAAGCACAAACCATTTTTTACTCATTGACAAAAGAGTACGAAAAATTGCTGGATCCATTTTTTAAAATACTAGTTGATAATAAAGTTTTAGAAACAATATGA
- a CDS encoding cation transporter — translation MKKSTFEIKRMDCSAEEQMIRMKLSEITGISRLDFNLAARKLEVYHLDNMEQIKAAISELNLKDSYIGSVDSLDHNPVQKDERKERKLLWLVLLINAFFFGLEIITGFISNSMGLVADSLDMLADALVYGLSLWAVGGSIMRKKNIAKVSGYLQLILAVLGFFEVIRRFMGYGETPVFSTMITISLLALMGNAASLIILRRTNSDDAHIKASQLFTSNDVIINIGVILAGILVYVTSSRIPDLIVGTVVFAIVIRGAFSIMKLAK, via the coding sequence ATGAAGAAGTCGACTTTCGAAATTAAGCGAATGGACTGCTCTGCCGAGGAACAGATGATCCGTATGAAACTTAGTGAGATTACAGGCATATCCAGATTGGATTTTAATCTGGCAGCCAGGAAATTGGAAGTATACCATCTGGATAACATGGAACAGATCAAGGCGGCTATCAGTGAACTGAATCTCAAGGACAGTTATATCGGTTCCGTCGATTCACTTGATCATAATCCAGTTCAAAAAGATGAGCGCAAAGAGCGAAAATTATTGTGGCTTGTTCTACTGATCAATGCCTTTTTCTTTGGTCTGGAAATCATTACAGGTTTTATTTCAAATTCAATGGGACTGGTAGCCGATAGCTTAGATATGCTGGCCGATGCACTTGTTTATGGACTTAGCCTATGGGCAGTGGGTGGATCAATTATGCGAAAAAAGAATATTGCAAAGGTAAGCGGATATTTACAGCTTATTTTGGCTGTTTTAGGATTTTTCGAAGTCATACGCAGATTTATGGGATATGGAGAAACACCTGTGTTTTCAACAATGATTACGATATCCCTTTTAGCTTTAATGGGTAATGCTGCTTCATTGATCATTCTCCGTCGTACAAACAGTGATGATGCTCATATTAAAGCCAGCCAGCTTTTTACCTCAAACGATGTTATTATAAATATAGGTGTTATCCTTGCAGGAATTTTGGTATATGTTACTTCTTCCCGAATACCAGACCTGATAGTTGGAACGGTAGTCTTCGCAATTGTAATACGTGGCGCATTTTCTATTATGAAACTAGCAAAATAA